One part of the Bdellovibrio sp. KM01 genome encodes these proteins:
- a CDS encoding exodeoxyribonuclease III, producing MKIISWNVNGIRACHKKGLVDFVKRENPDIFCVQETKAHIDQVEVEARQLHRPHAYWSSAVKKGYSGVATFLVNEPKDVKHGIGIQAYDSEGRIVITEHPHFDLYNIYFPNGGSGDERHSFKQQFLKDLNEHLKEKLATGKQIVVVGDYNVARDDIDVFDPIRLSKVSGFLPEERAWFDSFLDLGFIDTFRYFKPNEEHRYSWWSYYDFARDRNSGWRIDYICISRGLEKHLVSADILDQVEGSDHCPVVATLEF from the coding sequence GTGAAAATCATCTCTTGGAATGTGAATGGGATCCGTGCCTGCCATAAGAAGGGCTTGGTGGATTTCGTGAAACGTGAAAATCCAGATATTTTTTGTGTTCAAGAGACCAAAGCTCACATCGATCAGGTAGAGGTGGAGGCGCGTCAGTTGCACCGTCCTCACGCTTACTGGTCTTCTGCTGTTAAAAAAGGATATTCAGGAGTCGCAACTTTTTTGGTCAATGAACCCAAAGATGTGAAACATGGAATTGGCATTCAAGCCTATGATTCCGAAGGCCGCATCGTTATTACGGAGCATCCGCATTTTGATCTGTACAATATTTATTTTCCAAATGGTGGTTCAGGGGATGAACGCCATAGCTTCAAACAACAGTTTCTAAAAGATTTGAACGAACATCTGAAGGAAAAACTGGCGACTGGCAAACAGATAGTTGTGGTGGGTGACTATAACGTCGCTCGCGATGATATTGATGTCTTTGATCCGATTCGCCTAAGCAAAGTCAGCGGTTTTTTACCAGAAGAGCGCGCGTGGTTTGATTCGTTCTTGGATTTGGGATTCATCGATACTTTTCGTTACTTTAAGCCGAACGAAGAGCATCGTTACTCCTGGTGGTCGTACTATGACTTTGCCCGCGACAGAAACAGTGGCTGGCGCATTGATTACATCTGTATTTCTCGTGGTCTTGAGAAGCATCTGGTTTCTGCTGATATCTTG
- a CDS encoding protein adenylyltransferase SelO family protein codes for MTVKHNGAKKLAQESFYSSFDQLNGVHPWMEAVQDGFIAYRVRQLNTGKIAYFNFILAKEMGLIPPDHPETMTDELEDKLIETFSIQIINEYDELNSRRIDPSTIRPHKYMATRYLQLQHANKQGKTSGDGRGIWNGTVYNRGMTWDVSSRGTGVTRLSPGSVQAQRPLKTGGTEFGYGCGLAEIDELFGASILAEVMHLQGIRTERVLCIVDLGKGYGIGVRAAPNLIRPAHLFLYLKQERIQELKAATDYFIDRQVSNKAWPIKARGNAKYDELLSCVCNSFAEFTAQLDTDYIFAWLDWDGDNVLADAGIIDYGSVRQFGIRHDKYRYDDVERFSTNLNEQKSKARLIVQVFAQMVDYLQTGRKKSLRAFANHPVIEQFNKQFDKCRANRILYRMGFNESQRENIMAHKGLFEKYDKEFSYFERAKISGTTEKVADGVNHAALFNVRNILREYPHHLAKNPLPFEKRFMLDSEFFKQILSSFAKTRDARLSEKHRRHIQAFQSAYRELVTAAAGKNKPEQILKGICDRAEVLNSDKRITGNALIEMVDAIINEKKRGLSMTQIQRIIDRLVFENSGVPETPVSRFYKEKEKTAAVKMDLYAKLLSLVEENKESI; via the coding sequence ATGACGGTTAAGCACAACGGCGCTAAAAAATTAGCTCAGGAAAGTTTCTATTCCTCATTTGATCAACTCAATGGTGTGCATCCGTGGATGGAAGCCGTTCAAGACGGCTTCATTGCTTACCGCGTTCGCCAGCTAAATACCGGTAAAATCGCGTACTTCAATTTTATCCTCGCAAAAGAAATGGGTTTGATTCCCCCTGATCATCCAGAAACGATGACAGATGAATTGGAAGACAAACTGATCGAGACATTTTCTATTCAAATCATCAACGAATACGATGAATTAAACAGCCGCCGCATCGATCCTTCGACAATCCGACCTCATAAATATATGGCCACTCGTTATCTGCAGTTGCAACACGCAAACAAGCAGGGAAAAACTTCTGGTGATGGTCGAGGTATTTGGAACGGAACCGTTTATAATCGCGGAATGACATGGGACGTGTCCAGTCGTGGAACTGGTGTAACTCGCCTGTCTCCAGGATCGGTACAGGCTCAGCGTCCATTGAAAACTGGTGGAACCGAATTTGGTTATGGTTGTGGTCTGGCGGAAATCGATGAGCTTTTTGGTGCGTCGATTCTGGCAGAGGTGATGCATCTGCAAGGCATCCGCACCGAGCGTGTGCTTTGCATCGTCGACTTAGGCAAAGGTTATGGTATCGGCGTCCGTGCTGCTCCAAACTTGATCCGCCCCGCTCACTTGTTCCTTTATTTAAAGCAAGAACGCATTCAAGAACTGAAAGCTGCGACCGATTACTTTATTGATCGTCAGGTTTCCAATAAAGCTTGGCCGATCAAAGCTCGTGGCAATGCCAAGTATGACGAGCTTTTATCTTGCGTCTGCAATTCATTTGCGGAATTCACGGCACAGCTTGATACGGACTATATCTTTGCATGGCTTGATTGGGACGGCGATAACGTCCTGGCAGATGCAGGCATCATCGACTATGGAAGCGTTCGCCAATTTGGCATTCGTCACGACAAATATCGTTACGATGACGTTGAAAGATTCTCGACAAATTTGAATGAGCAAAAGTCGAAAGCACGTCTGATCGTGCAGGTTTTTGCACAGATGGTGGATTACTTGCAAACGGGTCGCAAAAAATCTTTGCGCGCCTTTGCAAATCACCCGGTTATCGAACAGTTCAATAAGCAATTCGACAAATGCCGTGCAAATCGTATTTTATACCGTATGGGATTCAATGAATCGCAACGTGAAAACATCATGGCTCACAAAGGTTTGTTCGAAAAATACGACAAAGAGTTTTCATACTTTGAAAGAGCTAAAATCAGCGGAACAACTGAAAAAGTCGCCGATGGAGTCAACCATGCTGCTTTGTTCAACGTGCGCAACATCCTGCGCGAGTATCCGCACCATTTGGCAAAGAATCCTTTGCCATTTGAAAAACGCTTTATGTTGGATAGCGAATTCTTTAAGCAGATTCTGTCCAGCTTTGCGAAAACCCGTGACGCACGTTTAAGCGAAAAGCACCGTCGCCACATTCAAGCGTTCCAATCCGCGTATCGCGAGCTGGTAACAGCAGCTGCGGGCAAAAACAAACCAGAACAAATCCTAAAAGGCATCTGCGATCGAGCAGAAGTTTTGAATTCAGACAAACGCATCACTGGAAATGCCTTGATTGAAATGGTGGATGCGATTATCAATGAGAAGAAGCGCGGACTTTCAATGACTCAAATTCAAAGAATCATTGACCGTCTGGTTTTTGAAAACAGTGGAGTTCCAGAAACACCTGTCAGCCGTTTTTACAAAGAGAAAGAAAAAACTGCCGCAGTGAAGATGGATCTTTACGCAAAACTTCTCAGTCTTGTAGAAGAAAACAAAGAAAGCATCTAA
- a CDS encoding alpha/beta hydrolase — protein sequence MITTDLFKHKFIPAKKKSDYLMIVLHGRGDSIRPFRQFDDELNIPEMNYLLLNAPRKFMTGYTWYGEPPYQANGVLKIREKLFTLLNELENQGWKSENIFFFGFSQGCLISADIGLNYPKKLGGVVGISGYFNFYPRWKNNLADDSKKTPWMFTHGHADDILPLPETKYGVEKLKSAGLKVEWVEMEKKHTLEVEEYPLIRKWVRNQLSTLGR from the coding sequence ATGATTACCACTGATTTGTTTAAGCACAAGTTTATCCCTGCGAAAAAGAAGTCTGATTACTTGATGATCGTATTGCACGGTCGTGGCGACAGCATTCGTCCGTTTCGTCAATTCGACGACGAGTTGAATATTCCAGAAATGAATTACCTGTTGTTGAATGCTCCACGCAAATTTATGACGGGATACACTTGGTACGGAGAGCCTCCGTATCAAGCAAATGGCGTTCTGAAAATCCGCGAAAAGCTGTTCACTCTTTTAAATGAACTGGAAAACCAGGGTTGGAAGAGCGAGAATATTTTCTTCTTTGGCTTTTCCCAAGGTTGCCTGATCAGTGCCGATATCGGTTTGAACTATCCTAAGAAATTAGGTGGTGTGGTTGGTATCAGTGGGTATTTTAACTTTTATCCTCGCTGGAAAAACAATCTGGCAGATGATTCCAAGAAAACGCCATGGATGTTCACTCACGGTCATGCGGATGATATTTTGCCACTTCCTGAAACCAAGTACGGCGTTGAGAAATTGAAATCTGCGGGCCTTAAAGTGGAGTGGGTCGAGATGGAAAAGAAACACACCCTGGAAGTCGAAGAGTACCCATTAATCAGAAAATGGGTACGTAACCAACTGTCCACGCTGGGCAGATAA
- a CDS encoding S41 family peptidase gives MKSTDSYWADTGLEPAALEDLLDSTTCSSSERYFLACANAIIAVANRYNVTVDQQGNVLPAHDGFIQDLSTEKKQLAVWKQFFNQNTAEATRFSFIKVWEKIEAKYISSSQKSLMVGVGLNGFISVFRDPHTYLMPVAMFKEVVSRADNRMTTAGVQVGRLNGNYAIRKVLPGSAADRAGLKRGDILLEIDGKPVHPLLQARVMEMLKGEEGTKVSLLVSRDGETIRKKLERTEIVVSTLTTQVIEGIKPIAVIGLNKFAKGSCDKMKEALEVVNKAHVRGLLFDLRDNPGGQMEEAACIASLFVGGDKKIFDIRYLDPSKKAEEYFGGEPKIFDKPVAVLINAGSASAAEIVAGALRDLNRAILVGERTFGKGSFQEGEYWTQNKKIALFETKGFYYLPSGRSPQMKGLSPDVAVNFDKISVDREEDQFVNPLMAPERHVRSLKNLISSKDCLDTEDGAVNEDVQLKKARQILFCSKAIAGVN, from the coding sequence GTGAAATCTACGGATAGCTACTGGGCTGATACGGGTCTGGAGCCCGCCGCATTAGAAGACCTTTTGGACTCAACAACATGCTCCAGTTCTGAACGCTATTTCCTGGCATGTGCCAACGCGATCATCGCGGTGGCCAACCGTTACAACGTGACGGTCGATCAACAGGGCAATGTGCTTCCGGCACACGATGGATTTATCCAGGATCTTTCCACTGAAAAGAAACAATTGGCTGTATGGAAACAGTTTTTTAACCAGAACACCGCTGAGGCGACGCGCTTTTCATTCATCAAGGTTTGGGAAAAAATCGAGGCCAAATACATCTCTTCCTCGCAAAAATCATTGATGGTAGGAGTGGGGCTGAATGGTTTTATTTCCGTATTCCGTGATCCCCATACGTACTTGATGCCGGTAGCGATGTTTAAAGAAGTCGTTTCCCGTGCGGATAACAGGATGACAACAGCGGGTGTGCAAGTCGGCCGTTTAAATGGCAACTATGCGATTCGCAAAGTTTTGCCTGGCAGTGCCGCGGATCGTGCGGGTCTTAAGCGTGGCGATATTCTTTTGGAAATCGATGGCAAGCCGGTTCACCCTTTGTTGCAAGCCCGTGTGATGGAAATGTTAAAGGGTGAGGAAGGTACGAAAGTATCTTTGCTGGTTTCCCGTGATGGCGAAACGATTCGTAAAAAATTGGAGCGCACTGAAATCGTCGTTTCCACATTAACAACTCAAGTGATCGAAGGTATCAAACCGATCGCCGTGATTGGTTTAAATAAATTCGCCAAAGGTTCCTGCGATAAAATGAAGGAAGCCTTAGAAGTCGTGAACAAAGCCCACGTACGTGGCTTGTTGTTCGACTTGCGTGACAATCCAGGTGGACAAATGGAAGAGGCCGCTTGTATCGCGAGCCTTTTCGTGGGTGGCGATAAAAAGATCTTCGACATTCGTTATTTGGATCCATCTAAAAAAGCAGAAGAATACTTTGGTGGCGAGCCTAAGATTTTTGATAAACCCGTGGCCGTCCTGATTAATGCAGGTTCTGCAAGTGCAGCAGAGATCGTGGCTGGAGCTTTACGTGATTTGAATCGCGCGATTTTAGTAGGCGAAAGAACATTCGGTAAGGGTTCATTCCAAGAGGGTGAATACTGGACACAGAATAAGAAAATCGCATTGTTTGAAACAAAAGGATTCTATTACCTGCCATCGGGTCGGTCTCCGCAGATGAAGGGTTTGTCTCCGGATGTGGCCGTGAACTTTGATAAGATCTCTGTGGATCGTGAAGAAGATCAATTCGTGAATCCATTGATGGCTCCCGAGCGCCATGTGCGTTCGTTGAAAAATCTAATTTCCAGCAAGGACTGCTTGGATACAGAAGACGGCGCAGTGAACGAGGACGTTCAGCTGAAAAAAGCTCGTCAGATTTTATTCTGTTCTAAAGCGATTGCTGGAGTGAACTAA
- the rfaD gene encoding ADP-glyceromanno-heptose 6-epimerase: MIIVTGANGFIGSVMVWQLNEKGFSDIIAVDTVDLQKRNLLRKRVYSKFLKKDDLWSFLETDEAKKKVTWIIHMGACSSTTETNKDFLWENNTNYTQRIFEWCTKNQKSMIYASSAATYGAGELGFDDTTDPEKLKPLNLYGESKVLFDRWALKQTQTPAHWYGLKFFNVFGPNEYEKEGMASIVFKAHNQIKETGVLGLFKSANPEYKDGEFMRDFVYVKDVTGWMAELMEKKPTSGIYNMGFGKPRTWLDLAKATFTAMGKEMKINWIEMPENIRGQYQYYTEAKTDKWNQAGMSAPKWPLEKAVDDYIKNYLSQEDPLL; encoded by the coding sequence ATGATTATTGTAACTGGTGCAAACGGATTTATTGGCAGCGTGATGGTATGGCAACTCAACGAAAAAGGGTTCTCCGATATCATCGCCGTGGATACGGTCGATCTTCAAAAACGCAACCTTCTTCGTAAGCGCGTTTACAGTAAATTTCTTAAGAAGGACGATCTTTGGTCTTTCCTTGAAACCGACGAAGCCAAAAAGAAAGTCACTTGGATCATCCACATGGGAGCTTGTTCTTCCACAACGGAAACCAACAAAGACTTCCTTTGGGAAAATAACACGAACTACACGCAACGCATTTTCGAATGGTGTACGAAAAACCAAAAAAGCATGATCTATGCTTCCAGCGCTGCCACTTATGGTGCCGGCGAGTTGGGTTTTGACGACACGACGGATCCTGAAAAATTAAAACCATTGAACCTGTATGGAGAGTCCAAAGTGTTGTTTGACCGTTGGGCTCTGAAGCAGACGCAAACTCCGGCCCACTGGTACGGTCTTAAATTCTTTAACGTCTTCGGTCCGAACGAATACGAAAAAGAAGGCATGGCGAGCATCGTTTTCAAAGCGCACAACCAAATCAAAGAAACTGGTGTTCTGGGACTATTTAAATCTGCTAACCCTGAATACAAAGATGGCGAATTCATGCGTGACTTCGTTTACGTCAAGGACGTAACGGGCTGGATGGCTGAGTTGATGGAGAAAAAACCAACAAGCGGCATCTACAACATGGGCTTCGGCAAGCCTCGTACCTGGTTGGATTTGGCAAAAGCCACCTTCACAGCGATGGGTAAAGAGATGAAAATAAACTGGATCGAGATGCCAGAAAATATCCGTGGACAGTATCAGTACTACACTGAAGCCAAAACGGATAAATGGAACCAAGCTGGAATGAGCGCTCCGAAATGGCCTCTGGAAAAAGCTGTAGATGATTACATTAAGAATTATCTAAGCCAAGAAGACCCCTTGTTATAA
- a CDS encoding aromatic amino acid hydroxylase: METDFLPPHLRKYVVEQHYEKYTPIDQAVWRYILRQLKSYLSKHAHESYVEGLSKTGISVERIPRIEEISNKLKEFGWRALPVSGFIPPAAFMELQSLGVLPIASDMRSIDHLLYTPAPDIVHEAAGHAPILIQPEFAEYLRQYAQVAKKAILSKEDLDMYEAIRELSDLKENPGSTAAQIKAAEQKLETVSKNTTHVSEAAELGRMNWWTAEYGLIGTLDNPKIFGAGLLSSKGESQACLQPTVKKIPLSVDCIKQGYDITEQQPQLFVTPDFKTLVRVLNEMADQMAFRLGGLPGLNKAIEAQSVNSAELSSGIQISGQIIEAITDSAQNVAYLRLQGPSQLSFKDKQLPGHDKSYHLHGFGTPVGFLKTYPAKDPSDLTRTEWADIGVEIGSKSRLEFVSGVVVTGTVKGMTVVDGKTILLTLTDAKAEFQGRILFDPSWGQYDMALGAKVTSVFGGPADREAYGETEDFVAKRVPAPHYRPEELKLHTQYGRLRELREKNIQAAELEKSLSELLANHDKDFPQDWLLRLEALELTKARLSNSALLAKLEKDLQGLASKDETTKNLIHDGIALSGNL, from the coding sequence ATGGAGACGGACTTTTTACCACCGCACCTTAGAAAATACGTCGTTGAGCAGCACTATGAAAAGTACACTCCGATTGATCAAGCAGTCTGGCGCTATATCCTGCGCCAGCTAAAATCCTATTTGTCCAAACATGCCCACGAAAGTTACGTCGAGGGTTTAAGCAAAACAGGTATTTCCGTTGAACGTATTCCTCGCATCGAAGAAATCAGTAACAAATTGAAAGAATTCGGCTGGAGAGCTTTGCCTGTGAGTGGATTTATTCCGCCAGCGGCATTCATGGAATTGCAATCCCTGGGTGTTCTTCCGATTGCCTCTGACATGAGAAGCATCGATCACCTTCTTTACACGCCAGCTCCTGACATCGTTCATGAAGCTGCGGGACATGCACCGATTTTGATTCAGCCAGAATTTGCGGAATACCTTCGTCAATATGCTCAGGTCGCGAAGAAAGCGATTCTAAGCAAAGAAGACCTCGATATGTACGAGGCGATTCGCGAATTATCTGACTTAAAAGAAAATCCAGGCTCCACTGCTGCACAAATCAAAGCGGCAGAGCAAAAGCTTGAGACCGTCAGCAAAAATACCACTCACGTATCTGAAGCTGCAGAGCTGGGTCGCATGAATTGGTGGACGGCAGAGTACGGCTTGATCGGTACTTTGGATAATCCAAAAATTTTCGGAGCTGGACTGCTTTCCAGCAAAGGTGAGTCGCAGGCTTGCTTGCAACCGACCGTTAAAAAGATCCCTCTGTCAGTTGATTGCATCAAGCAAGGTTACGACATCACGGAACAACAACCACAATTGTTTGTAACTCCTGATTTTAAAACTTTGGTGCGTGTTCTGAATGAAATGGCTGACCAGATGGCTTTCCGCTTGGGTGGTTTGCCAGGTTTGAATAAAGCGATTGAAGCTCAATCGGTGAATTCTGCAGAACTTTCCTCAGGCATTCAAATTTCTGGTCAAATCATTGAAGCGATCACGGATTCCGCGCAAAATGTGGCATACCTTCGCCTGCAAGGTCCTTCGCAACTTTCGTTCAAAGATAAACAGCTTCCGGGTCACGACAAGTCTTACCACTTGCATGGTTTTGGCACTCCGGTTGGTTTCTTGAAGACTTATCCTGCGAAAGACCCCTCCGATCTGACTCGCACGGAATGGGCAGATATCGGTGTCGAGATCGGCAGCAAGTCTCGCTTAGAGTTTGTTTCCGGAGTCGTTGTAACGGGGACTGTAAAAGGCATGACAGTGGTTGATGGCAAAACTATTTTGCTTACTTTAACTGATGCGAAAGCTGAATTCCAGGGCCGCATCCTGTTTGATCCTTCATGGGGTCAGTACGATATGGCTTTGGGTGCTAAAGTAACTTCAGTCTTTGGTGGCCCGGCGGACCGTGAAGCTTACGGTGAAACCGAAGACTTCGTCGCAAAACGTGTCCCAGCTCCCCATTACCGGCCCGAAGAGCTTAAACTGCACACACAGTACGGTCGTTTAAGAGAACTTCGTGAAAAGAATATCCAGGCTGCAGAGCTTGAAAAATCTTTATCCGAACTTTTGGCAAACCATGATAAGGACTTCCCACAAGATTGGTTGCTTCGCCTGGAGGCTTTGGAATTGACCAAAGCTCGTTTGAGCAACTCGGCTTTGTTGGCAAAACTTGAAAAGGATCTTCAGGGTTTGGCCAGCAAAGATGAAACTACTAAAAATCTTATCCACGACGGAATTGCTTTATCAGGAAATCTGTAA
- a CDS encoding RNA methyltransferase has protein sequence MKRPFEVRIVLVRTIYERNVGATSRAMSNMGVEKLIMIAPQCELTYEAQQTAATGQTGLQNRTTYQSWDEFMANEPESIKIAFTARDGKGRQVRDIDDVLADVKANAPQFQHESDEPYTVHLIFGPEDWGLAGEDLEFANHCACLPTFGENWSLNLAQATLLGMFSLRKAWGGNRTKLDGGKKRRAPQGIQGIDPEKTLKTWIEEMGFDLSKQRKINAFTVLRRMFLQNTPTKKELVILETVLQQSIRKLREWKEFKNRER, from the coding sequence ATGAAACGTCCCTTCGAAGTGCGCATTGTTTTAGTGCGCACGATTTATGAGAGAAATGTCGGCGCCACTTCTCGTGCTATGAGCAACATGGGTGTTGAAAAGTTGATCATGATCGCACCTCAGTGCGAATTGACCTACGAAGCTCAGCAAACGGCAGCGACAGGTCAAACAGGCCTTCAAAACCGTACGACTTATCAATCCTGGGATGAATTCATGGCCAATGAACCTGAAAGCATCAAGATTGCTTTCACTGCCCGTGATGGCAAAGGTCGTCAGGTTCGCGATATCGATGACGTTCTGGCCGATGTAAAAGCCAATGCTCCCCAATTTCAGCATGAATCCGACGAGCCCTATACCGTTCACTTGATCTTTGGTCCCGAAGACTGGGGCCTTGCAGGTGAAGACCTTGAGTTCGCAAACCACTGCGCGTGCTTACCGACTTTTGGTGAAAACTGGAGCTTGAATTTGGCACAAGCAACCTTGCTAGGCATGTTCTCTTTGCGTAAAGCTTGGGGCGGCAACCGTACGAAACTGGATGGCGGCAAAAAACGCAGAGCCCCTCAAGGCATTCAAGGGATCGATCCTGAGAAAACCTTAAAAACGTGGATTGAAGAAATGGGTTTTGATCTTTCGAAACAACGTAAGATCAATGCCTTCACTGTCCTTCGTCGTATGTTTTTGCAAAACACGCCGACTAAAAAAGAGCTCGTGATCCTGGAAACGGTTCTGCAACAATCCATCCGCAAACTCCGCGAATGGAAAGAATTTAAAAACCGCGAACGCTAA
- a CDS encoding DUF4337 domain-containing protein — MDEIEVPLEQTQEHIQHHALHEGDGGNSLINLSAVLSAILAVCAAICALLAGHYSNEAMIEQIKSSDQWSYYQAKGIKGALQEFRLEMNTQQNDAAKLEAIKAKIEKYKEDQEKISEDAKEKEEISELKLHQHERLAMAVTFFQVAIAIIAIGVLTRKKFFFYMGSGSGLLGLILFISFLFIR; from the coding sequence ATGGATGAAATCGAAGTCCCACTAGAACAAACTCAAGAACATATTCAACATCATGCCCTTCACGAAGGTGACGGCGGCAACAGCTTGATTAATTTAAGTGCTGTGCTTTCTGCAATCCTGGCTGTGTGCGCGGCGATCTGCGCTTTGCTGGCGGGTCACTATTCCAATGAAGCGATGATCGAACAGATCAAGTCATCGGATCAGTGGTCTTACTATCAAGCCAAAGGCATCAAAGGCGCCTTGCAAGAGTTCCGCTTGGAAATGAACACTCAGCAAAACGACGCGGCTAAGCTTGAAGCAATCAAAGCCAAGATTGAAAAGTACAAAGAAGACCAAGAAAAGATCTCGGAAGACGCCAAAGAGAAAGAAGAGATCAGCGAGCTTAAACTTCACCAACACGAACGCCTGGCTATGGCCGTGACGTTTTTTCAGGTGGCGATCGCGATCATAGCGATCGGAGTTTTGACTCGTAAAAAGTTCTTCTTTTATATGGGATCAGGTTCGGGATTACTGGGTTTGATTCTGTTTATTTCGTTCTTGTTCATCAGATAA
- a CDS encoding PspC domain-containing protein, translating into METMAAGSPNIKYRWTRASDGALAGVCKGLAQAFEIETWMLRVIWLVAILWFGSGVLLYLTLWYALPRVDRLDYALDRKVLGVCARIAKRYALEVGVVRTTALLFLYVTFGAAILVYGLCYFLIPEGPKPAKSP; encoded by the coding sequence ATGGAAACTATGGCAGCCGGATCTCCGAATATTAAATATCGCTGGACCCGAGCTTCAGACGGAGCTTTGGCCGGGGTTTGCAAAGGTCTAGCTCAGGCTTTTGAAATTGAAACGTGGATGCTTCGCGTCATTTGGCTGGTCGCTATCCTTTGGTTCGGCTCCGGGGTGCTCTTATATTTGACCCTATGGTATGCGCTGCCTCGCGTCGACAGACTGGACTATGCTCTAGATAGAAAGGTTCTAGGCGTCTGTGCTAGGATAGCTAAGAGATACGCACTCGAGGTGGGAGTGGTAAGAACCACGGCTCTCCTCTTTTTGTACGTCACTTTCGGAGCTGCGATCTTGGTTTATGGGCTTTGTTACTTCTTAATTCCTGAAGGCCCTAAACCTGCAAAGTCGCCCTAA
- the ribD gene encoding bifunctional diaminohydroxyphosphoribosylaminopyrimidine deaminase/5-amino-6-(5-phosphoribosylamino)uracil reductase RibD codes for MELISSLTTPVRGTPMTVDAAMALAISEAYKGGPRVSPNPLVGCVVLDARGGFISAGHHEFYGGPHAEVNAVKNLSHEDIKGAHVIVTLEPCAHEGKTPSCAKMLAKLPIKRVTFGLIDPNPLVAGQGAEILRQVGIEADLYQADDLKLDQEMRIKLEEVCEAFLWNFRHKKVFVALKMASSLDGQVALRSGESQWITGSESREYVHYLRACYDGLLVGKGTIEFDNPSLNIRHPQIDKKNKVVVIDGEADLLAKYPELKVSAEHDSQNVFWCVSEELKEETQKKAQNLSKVPQLVFVKTKVGGDLDLEDLLAQLYKLGFRSILVEGGALTASSFVQSDLVNRIYMFQAPIIMGSGGSKSWTETVRIETMKDKIFIQHPSYKTFGNDFMITGRIQ; via the coding sequence ATGGAACTAATTAGCAGTCTTACTACACCCGTTCGTGGAACGCCTATGACCGTCGATGCGGCAATGGCATTAGCCATAAGTGAGGCATACAAAGGTGGGCCCCGTGTTAGCCCTAATCCACTTGTAGGATGTGTTGTGTTGGATGCGCGGGGAGGCTTTATTTCTGCCGGCCATCACGAGTTTTACGGCGGCCCTCATGCGGAAGTGAACGCGGTAAAAAACCTCTCTCACGAAGATATTAAAGGTGCCCATGTTATCGTGACGTTGGAGCCTTGTGCTCACGAAGGTAAAACACCGTCTTGTGCAAAGATGCTTGCAAAACTTCCCATCAAGCGAGTCACGTTTGGATTGATTGATCCAAATCCTTTGGTCGCCGGGCAAGGTGCCGAGATTCTGCGCCAAGTGGGAATTGAAGCGGATCTTTATCAAGCCGATGACTTGAAGTTGGATCAGGAAATGCGCATTAAACTTGAAGAAGTCTGCGAAGCCTTTTTGTGGAATTTCCGTCACAAGAAAGTCTTTGTCGCTTTAAAAATGGCAAGCTCCCTGGATGGACAAGTGGCTCTGCGCTCGGGCGAAAGTCAGTGGATTACGGGTTCTGAATCCCGTGAGTATGTTCACTATTTGCGGGCTTGTTATGATGGTTTGTTAGTCGGTAAAGGGACGATCGAGTTCGATAACCCCTCCCTCAATATCCGTCATCCCCAAATTGATAAGAAAAATAAAGTCGTTGTCATCGACGGCGAGGCCGATCTGTTAGCAAAATATCCAGAACTTAAAGTCAGTGCGGAGCATGATTCCCAGAACGTGTTCTGGTGCGTGTCCGAGGAGCTGAAGGAGGAAACTCAAAAGAAAGCTCAAAATCTTTCCAAGGTTCCGCAGTTGGTTTTTGTAAAAACCAAAGTCGGCGGTGATCTGGATTTGGAAGATCTTTTGGCTCAGCTTTACAAACTGGGCTTCAGATCCATATTGGTTGAAGGCGGCGCTTTAACCGCCAGCAGCTTCGTGCAAAGTGATTTGGTAAATCGGATTTATATGTTCCAGGCTCCCATCATTATGGGCAGTGGGGGTTCTAAATCTTGGACAGAAACAGTTCGCATCGAAACCATGAAGGATAAGATCTTTATTCAACATCCAAGTTATAAAACCTTCGGAAATGACTTTATGATCACGGGGAGAATTCAATAA